One Roseimicrobium gellanilyticum genomic window carries:
- a CDS encoding GNAT family N-acetyltransferase, which produces MKSSILLRQWHDADMEPFASMNADAEVMRFFPRPLTAQESREAMQRFRQGIEQRGWGLWAVEVDGDFAGFTGLSEPKFSAHFTPCVEVGWRLRREFWGRGIAFAAAQQAVDYAFSILHLEQLVSFTTASNLKSRKLMERLGFTHHSDDDFMHPLLEEDHPLRHHVLYRKCGSVDSL; this is translated from the coding sequence ATGAAGTCCTCCATCCTACTGCGCCAGTGGCACGACGCCGACATGGAGCCCTTCGCTTCCATGAATGCCGATGCCGAGGTGATGCGATTCTTCCCACGACCGTTAACAGCTCAGGAATCCCGGGAGGCGATGCAACGATTCCGGCAAGGGATTGAGCAGCGAGGATGGGGCCTGTGGGCGGTCGAAGTGGATGGCGATTTCGCAGGGTTCACGGGCTTGTCTGAACCAAAATTTTCAGCCCACTTCACCCCTTGTGTCGAGGTGGGCTGGCGACTCCGGCGAGAATTCTGGGGCCGCGGCATTGCCTTCGCTGCCGCCCAACAGGCGGTCGACTACGCCTTTTCGATTTTGCACCTTGAGCAATTGGTCTCCTTCACCACAGCCTCCAATCTTAAGTCGCGAAAGTTAATGGAGCGCCTGGGGTTCACCCACCACTCGGATGATGATTTCATGCACCCTCTGCTGGAAGAAGACCACCCTTTGCGCCATCACGTGTTGTACCGGAAGTGTGGGTCGGTTGATAGTCTTTGA